Within Bacillota bacterium, the genomic segment ATAAAGATCGGGGAATAAATTGTCCTTGCCCTGTTCATAATATCCAGCGACGGATATATTAAACTCGTGGATCCTGGCTATGGGGTTCACGCACCTTGCGGGGAGATGGCAACTTGGCTGTCTCCCCGTTAAAATTTGACTGATTGAATATCACAGATTGAAACCGCCAGACTCCAGATATTCTGCGCAAATCGGATGCCCCATATTCAAAGAAAATGACCAGAATACACAAAAAAATAGATAAAAGAAAGTGAGATATAACAAAGTTTGGAGTAGTGTGTCATGTTTGCCAACAGAAATCAACTCGCCATCCTTAAGAACAAAGATTTTATCAACTCCCATAATACTTGACAACCGATGAGACACGATAATACAAGTCATTTGCGGATATTTAGTAAAGATTGCCTCATATATCTTCTTTTCCGTTGCACTATCTAGAGCAGATGTTGCTTCATCTAGAACTAGTAAGCTGGGTCTTTTTGCTAATGCTCTCGCTATCGCAACTCGTTGTTTTTGACCAGTTGACAAGTTGTATGCTCTCTCTCCAATGACTGTCTCTATCCCGTTAGGTAAACTGGGTAAGAACTCCGTAACTTGAGCATCTTCTAAGATGTTGAGAAGGTGAACTTGTGAATCTCCAGAATTCCCCAACAGTACATTCTCTTTAATAGAGGAATTGAATAAGTAAGAGTCTTGAAACACTGCCGCTATCCATTCTGCTCCTAATAAAGAGGAATTATCAATTAAGGCACCATCCAGAAACATCGAGCCTTTCTGAGGTTCGATCAGTCCAAGAATAATCTTGAGCAACGTTGACTTACCACTTCCCGTTGCACCAACCAAAGCGATTCTTTCGCCTCTTTTTATTGATAGATCTACATCGCGTAGAATTTCACGATTCGTACTATAGTGAAAAGACACACCCTGCAGCTGGATACTTTTTTCAAACGGCTTACTCGTTTGGGTCCTATTCATAGGAGGAAACCAATTAAGAACTGCGTTTATTCTTCTCGCAGAAACATAGCTTTGCTGAACTTGAGCAGTGTAATTTGCAAGCTGGCTAATGGGATGAATAACCCACTGTATATACCACATGAAGGCAACTAGTCCTCCGGGACTTAGATTTCCGGTACTGACCCTATAACCGCCAAGTCCGAGACAAACAACGGTTGCAACTGGCCACAAGGCTTGAGTCAGATTATCCAAACTTCCTATTAGGCGAGTAGTTCTTTTTTGAGACTCAGCAAGCCCTTTGTTTGCATCATCAAACGCCCTTCTTTGTATGTTCCATAGGTTGAAAACAGAGATTTCTCTCCAAGCAATTAGGGCTTCGAAAACAGAATGAACAGCCGTAGAGTTAAATTCCTTCTGTTTTTCCCAGGCTCTATTGTTTCTTTTGGACACCCACTGACTAACAAAAAGCATGATCAACCCCAAAGGAAGACACGCTATCAAAAGTACATAGTCAAGTTTCAGCAACAAGACAAACGCCCATAGAAATATGAAAAGATTTCTCCCTATAATAACTATTGGTTTTGTTATCAGAAACCCTAAATCAGGAATATCATTAAATATTCGGGAGACTGTTTCGGATCCCATATTTCGCATGTAATAGTGCGCCTGGAAAGCGCTGACTGCCAATATGGAATTACCGTTTTCTGCGGAATGGCGCAGAGATGCCCAACCCGGCATGCAGTAGACCAGAGGTAGTCTACCGTGTGGAGCCCGGGTGGATAGGTAGCCCTGAGCTGAAGTACACAAGGCAAGACGGGGCGCTTGGCATTAGGATGGAAAGGATGACGAACAGGAATCGGTCAGTGACCCACCCAGCGATAAGCGAATCGGGGACGCAGGTGTACTGACGCGTCTCGTATAGTGAGAAGCATCCTTATTACTGTGACTTCTCGGTGTCGTTGAAGCTCGATGCCAAGGGAATATGTCCATTCAACTACTCCCTTCTATGCCGGCCGGTCAAAGAGATCGGAAGGGTGATAGGCCGACATCCTCATCCATCATCGTGGCAGCAGTGAACCAGGGAACCGGTCGCGTCGGCCATGCAAATGGCTGGGACAACCTGCGTCTGAAGTGGCGCGATTGGGGCGGAGGGGCCATAGTAGTCTGAGGGCGGGAAAGCCGTCCACATGGCGAAGGGCCGCCAGTTGGGATTCGTGTTGATAAGATTACTGGATCATGACAGGGGGAATCACCTTGCCAAATATCCAGGAAATGCAGACACGACTCAGTCAGTGGGCCACGGATCACCCACAGGAGCGATATCGTGACCTGTGGAATCTCACCTGTGACCCGGCATGTCGACGATCACGTAATTCCCCCACATAAGAGATAAAAAACGTCACGAAATTCCCCCACCCCCCGATCATGAAATTCCCCCACCCCTCAATCACGAAATTCCCCCACCCCGGTGGCGCGCAGTTCCCAGATTTGGCATTCTGGTACCAGGACAGGAGGTGCCAGAATGGGAAGAAGGAGTTTTGCTATGCGCGACATCATGGAGATCTATCTACATTGGCAGGCTGGAAGGAGTCTTCGTGCAATCGCACAGAGCCTGGCCGTGGACAGGAAGACTATACGCAAGTATATTCGGGCCGCTATCAAGGCTGGATTCAGCAAAGACGGACAGAACACCCCTGATGAGTGGAAGGAGTTCATAAAGCGGCAGTTCCCCGAGACCGTGGACCAGACAGTACGTTCAAGCCGCTTCGGCGAGCTTGACCAGTACCGAGATTACATCGCCGAAGGCCTCAAGACCAACCGCATGAGCACAGTGTGGCAGCGGCTGTGTGAGGCAACGGGTCTTGACGTAAGTATCAGCACCTTTCGTCGATATGTTCGAGCTACAATGCCAGACGCCAGCCTCAGGCCTGACCAGGTGGTAGTCTATAGACCGGAGGTCCCTCCTGGTGAGGAAGTTCAAATTGACTACGGATATCTGGGCAGATGGTGTCATCCGGTTACCGGAACCACCTACAGGCTATGGGCATTCATAATGGTGCTTGCGTTTAGCAGGCATATGTTCCTCAAGGTCGTCGATCGTATGGATAAGCGTCACTGGCTTGAATGCCACATCGAGGGCTTCGAATTCTTTGGG encodes:
- a CDS encoding transposase; its protein translation is MGRRSFAMRDIMEIYLHWQAGRSLRAIAQSLAVDRKTIRKYIRAAIKAGFSKDGQNTPDEWKEFIKRQFPETVDQTVRSSRFGELDQYRDYIAEGLKTNRMSTVWQRLCEATGLDVSISTFRRYVRATMPDASLRPDQVVVYRPEVPPGEEVQIDYGYLGRWCHPVTGTTYRLWAFIMVLAFSRHMFLKVVDRMDKRHWLECHIEGFEFFGGVPRRLVYDYVPRNIIQVMCPLWLCGHT
- a CDS encoding ABC transporter ATP-binding protein; its protein translation is MRNMGSETVSRIFNDIPDLGFLITKPIVIIGRNLFIFLWAFVLLLKLDYVLLIACLPLGLIMLFVSQWVSKRNNRAWEKQKEFNSTAVHSVFEALIAWREISVFNLWNIQRRAFDDANKGLAESQKRTTRLIGSLDNLTQALWPVATVVCLGLGGYRVSTGNLSPGGLVAFMWYIQWVIHPISQLANYTAQVQQSYVSARRINAVLNWFPPMNRTQTSKPFEKSIQLQGVSFHYSTNREILRDVDLSIKRGERIALVGATGSGKSTLLKIILGLIEPQKGSMFLDGALIDNSSLLGAEWIAAVFQDSYLFNSSIKENVLLGNSGDSQVHLLNILEDAQVTEFLPSLPNGIETVIGERAYNLSTGQKQRVAIARALAKRPSLLVLDEATSALDSATEKKIYEAIFTKYPQMTCIIVSHRLSSIMGVDKIFVLKDGELISVGKHDTLLQTLLYLTFFYLFFCVFWSFSLNMGHPICAEYLESGGFNL